From Cyanobium sp. Tous-M-B4, the proteins below share one genomic window:
- a CDS encoding glycosyltransferase family 2 protein — protein sequence MAAGGRTTDHRRGKSALFLIGCGWAGMAPHWLHESLRLIPALTLAVLLGGYSLRTVLRQVFGSLGSSEPAQASTAQGAEPLPAVDVVVAARDEQAVIGRLVERIAQLSYPPGQMRLWVIDDASSDRTPQVLADLQERHSFLQVLRREPDAGGGKSGALNLVLQQLQGRWMFVLDADADLQSDTLERLIPYAEAGGWSAVQLRKAEVNATANWLTRAQAMEMALDAVIQQGRLAVGGVAELRGNGQLLRRDALLSSGGFNEDTVTDDLDLSFRLLLDGQPIGILWDPPVQEEAVLSVAALWRQRQRWAEGGLQRFFDYWPGLISERLSASQKLDLTSFFLLQYFLPVVAIADLLGALITGTRPTIWPLSFVAFGLSGGAILAGCRRPSEGPALPTMSVWNLLLGIAYLSHWFVVIPWTTLRMALLPKSLVWAKTMHLGEEEESQIEDPATA from the coding sequence ATGGCTGCGGGTGGCCGTACCACCGATCACCGTCGCGGCAAGTCGGCCCTGTTCCTGATCGGCTGCGGCTGGGCGGGAATGGCTCCCCATTGGCTCCATGAGTCGCTGCGCCTGATCCCGGCCCTCACCCTGGCCGTGCTGCTTGGGGGCTACAGCCTGCGCACCGTGTTGCGCCAGGTTTTTGGTTCGCTAGGCAGCTCAGAACCAGCTCAAGCCTCCACCGCCCAAGGGGCGGAACCCCTGCCCGCAGTGGACGTGGTGGTGGCGGCCCGCGATGAGCAGGCAGTTATTGGCCGCCTGGTAGAGCGCATTGCTCAGTTGAGCTACCCGCCGGGGCAGATGCGGCTCTGGGTGATTGACGATGCCAGCAGCGATCGCACTCCCCAGGTTTTGGCTGATCTCCAGGAGCGTCATTCTTTTCTGCAGGTATTGCGGCGTGAGCCAGATGCCGGCGGCGGCAAATCGGGCGCTCTGAATTTGGTGCTGCAGCAGCTTCAGGGCCGCTGGATGTTCGTGCTCGACGCTGATGCCGACCTCCAGAGCGACACCCTGGAGCGGCTGATTCCCTACGCAGAAGCTGGTGGCTGGTCGGCGGTGCAGTTGCGCAAAGCTGAGGTGAATGCCACTGCCAATTGGCTGACCCGGGCCCAGGCCATGGAGATGGCCCTCGACGCCGTGATCCAGCAGGGTCGCTTAGCTGTGGGAGGCGTGGCCGAATTACGCGGCAATGGCCAGCTGCTGCGCCGGGACGCCCTGCTCAGTAGCGGTGGTTTCAACGAGGACACGGTCACTGACGACTTAGACCTCAGCTTCAGGCTGCTGCTCGACGGCCAGCCGATTGGCATCCTCTGGGATCCGCCGGTGCAGGAAGAGGCGGTGCTGAGTGTGGCTGCCCTTTGGCGCCAGCGTCAGCGTTGGGCTGAAGGCGGTTTGCAGCGCTTCTTTGATTATTGGCCCGGCCTGATTTCGGAGCGTCTCAGCGCTAGTCAGAAGCTTGATTTAACAAGTTTCTTTCTGCTCCAATACTTTTTGCCGGTGGTAGCGATTGCCGATTTGCTCGGCGCCTTGATTACGGGCACCCGCCCAACCATCTGGCCCCTTTCCTTTGTTGCTTTTGGCCTCTCTGGAGGAGCGATTTTGGCCGGTTGTCGTCGCCCTAGCGAGGGCCCGGCCCTGCCGACCATGAGCGTCTGGAACCTGCTCCTAGGCATTGCCTATTTGAGCCACTGGTTTGTAGTGATTCCCTGGACCACTCTCCGCATGGCCCTGCTCCCCAAGAGCCTGGTTTGGGCCAAAACCATGCACCTCGGCGAGGAGGAAGAGTCTCAAATCGAAGATCCGGCAACCGCCTGA
- a CDS encoding SpoIID/LytB domain-containing protein: protein MQAPPAVAATAPVLWVALAAHLGPPTPLELRSAAGNLTLLSATGQRFQAPRLQLHWRKLPLAQPLALRRQVWGPFASYESAQEAAGRWRLAGATPVIAHPAEWEVWAAPEAPAPAGVRPRLVEQLQRDRLVLELQRSDGPVRFEGPLRLEAPGGLRWQGGVFAGPFRLQGDAYGSWSLVEEVPLERYLLGVVPHEIGAGSPAAALAAQAVLARTWALRNQGRFVVDGYHLCADTQCQVYADPRQAGAAVRQAIAATQHQVLSWQGAPIHGVYHATNGGIAAGFEEVWSGDSLPYLRPRVDGPPAVAAAVVLPLQLARLGAALAATARAYGFDHPRFRWSRQLDSAQIQQALSRAALPLGLPPTRLAVLERGPSGRVLALEIQAQGASGVRQSLVLRRDAIRRTLRQLPSTLFVLRPDGPGRWIFEGGGFGHGAGLSQAGAIDLARRGWSLARILDHYYPGTSLQSLRALPGISPLSQPGSAAGSP, encoded by the coding sequence GTGCAGGCTCCGCCGGCAGTGGCGGCCACAGCGCCGGTGCTCTGGGTGGCTCTGGCGGCCCATTTGGGTCCGCCTACTCCCTTGGAGCTTCGCAGCGCGGCCGGAAACCTCACCCTACTGAGTGCGACGGGCCAGCGGTTTCAGGCGCCCCGGCTGCAGTTGCACTGGCGCAAGCTGCCGTTGGCCCAGCCCTTAGCGCTGCGCCGTCAGGTGTGGGGGCCCTTTGCCAGCTACGAGAGCGCCCAGGAGGCTGCTGGACGCTGGCGACTGGCCGGTGCCACCCCTGTGATTGCCCACCCGGCGGAGTGGGAGGTGTGGGCCGCGCCAGAGGCCCCAGCGCCCGCTGGAGTTAGGCCGCGGCTCGTCGAGCAGCTGCAGCGCGATCGCCTGGTTTTGGAGCTGCAGCGCTCGGATGGCCCGGTTCGCTTTGAGGGGCCCTTGCGCTTGGAGGCCCCGGGGGGGCTGCGCTGGCAGGGGGGGGTGTTTGCAGGCCCGTTCCGGCTCCAGGGAGATGCCTACGGCAGCTGGTCATTGGTGGAGGAGGTGCCCTTAGAGCGCTACCTACTTGGGGTTGTGCCCCATGAGATCGGGGCAGGATCCCCCGCGGCTGCCCTGGCTGCCCAGGCGGTGCTGGCCCGCACCTGGGCCCTGCGCAACCAGGGGCGATTCGTGGTGGATGGCTACCACCTATGCGCCGATACCCAATGCCAGGTGTACGCAGACCCCCGCCAGGCCGGAGCAGCTGTACGCCAGGCGATTGCCGCCACTCAACATCAAGTGTTGAGCTGGCAGGGTGCGCCGATTCATGGCGTGTATCACGCCACAAATGGGGGGATTGCGGCCGGGTTTGAGGAGGTGTGGAGTGGGGACTCCCTGCCCTACCTGAGGCCGCGGGTGGATGGTCCGCCGGCCGTTGCAGCCGCTGTGGTTTTGCCGTTGCAGCTAGCCCGGCTAGGGGCGGCCCTGGCGGCCACCGCCCGCGCCTATGGCTTTGACCATCCCCGCTTCCGCTGGTCTCGCCAGCTCGATTCGGCCCAGATTCAGCAGGCCTTGAGCCGTGCTGCCCTGCCCTTGGGCCTGCCGCCCACACGCCTGGCGGTGCTGGAGCGGGGCCCCAGTGGAAGGGTATTGGCGCTGGAAATCCAGGCGCAGGGAGCCAGCGGAGTGCGACAGAGCCTGGTGCTGCGCCGTGATGCGATTCGCCGCACCTTGCGGCAGTTGCCCAGCACCCTCTTTGTGTTGCGGCCGGATGGCCCGGGTCGCTGGATTTTCGAGGGGGGAGGGTTTGGCCACGGTGCAGGCCTGTCCCAAGCTGGAGCTATCGACTTAGCCCGGCGTGGCTGGAGCCTGGCTCGCATCCTCGATCACTACTATCCGGGCACCAGCCTCCAGTCCCTCAGGGCGTTGCCAGGCATCAGCCCCCTGTCCCAGCCCGGCTCGGCCGCCGGTTCCCCTTAG
- the rpmI gene encoding 50S ribosomal protein L35, whose product MPKLKTRKAAAKRFKATGTGKFLRRRAFLNHLLDHKSPKRKRHLGTMAVVDERDADNVRAMLPYA is encoded by the coding sequence ATGCCGAAGCTCAAGACCCGCAAAGCAGCCGCCAAGCGGTTCAAGGCCACCGGCACCGGCAAGTTTCTGCGTCGCCGGGCCTTCCTCAACCACCTGCTCGATCACAAGAGCCCGAAGCGCAAGCGTCATCTGGGCACAATGGCTGTTGTTGATGAGCGCGATGCAGACAACGTGAGGGCGATGCTCCCCTACGCCTGA
- the rplT gene encoding 50S ribosomal protein L20 — protein MSRVKRGNVARKRRNKVLRLARGFRGGNGSLFRTANQRVMKALCNAYRDRRRRKRDFRRLWIARINAAARLNGLSYSRFMGGLKKADVRINRKMLAQLAVVDPGSFTSVVGAASN, from the coding sequence ATGTCACGCGTCAAGAGGGGCAATGTTGCCCGCAAACGCCGTAACAAGGTTCTTCGCCTAGCCCGTGGCTTCCGCGGCGGCAATGGTTCCCTCTTCCGCACCGCCAACCAGCGGGTGATGAAGGCGCTTTGCAATGCCTATCGGGACCGCCGCCGTCGCAAGCGCGACTTTCGCCGCCTCTGGATCGCCCGAATCAACGCAGCAGCTCGGCTCAATGGCCTGAGCTACAGCCGCTTCATGGGTGGTTTAAAGAAAGCAGACGTACGCATCAACCGCAAAATGCTGGCCCAGCTTGCCGTGGTCGACCCAGGCAGCTTCACCAGCGTCGTGGGTGCCGCTTCAAACTGA
- a CDS encoding tetratricopeptide repeat protein: MDALLPQAYLIGLIVLLGVAAVVVARQIWRVRSDEVTLAKLERSEGPKPSDAATLYELGSVQLRKRLYGQAAESLKQALKKAEAAKEPAEAQAVIQNALGFALAAQNNYKTAIRHYRLALEAKPSYPVALNNLAFALEKQLKLEEAKQTYEQVIALDANNKTARKRLKLLDRKAGLNRAA, from the coding sequence TTGGACGCCCTCCTTCCACAGGCCTACCTAATTGGGCTGATCGTCCTGCTAGGGGTCGCTGCCGTTGTGGTGGCCCGACAAATCTGGCGCGTGCGCTCAGATGAAGTCACCCTGGCAAAGTTGGAGCGTAGTGAGGGCCCTAAGCCCTCCGACGCGGCCACGTTGTACGAGCTTGGCTCTGTGCAGTTACGCAAGCGCTTGTACGGGCAAGCCGCCGAATCACTTAAGCAAGCTCTAAAGAAAGCTGAAGCGGCTAAAGAGCCGGCTGAAGCCCAAGCCGTGATTCAAAACGCCCTAGGTTTCGCTTTAGCTGCTCAAAATAACTACAAAACAGCAATTCGCCATTACCGGCTGGCATTGGAAGCCAAGCCTTCCTACCCGGTAGCACTCAACAATCTTGCCTTCGCCCTGGAAAAGCAGCTCAAGCTGGAGGAGGCCAAGCAGACCTATGAGCAGGTGATTGCGCTTGACGCCAACAACAAAACCGCCCGCAAACGGCTGAAACTTCTCGATCGCAAGGCCGGCCTGAATCGGGCGGCCTAA
- a CDS encoding thiazole synthase, which yields MVTTAPTSEPPSLRDPLVIGGRSFRSRLMTGTGKYPSLAAMQASLTASDCEIVTVAVRRVQSQAAGHLGLLEAIDWQRIWMLPNTAGCATAEEAIRVARLGRELAKLAGQEDNSFVKLEVIPDTRHLLPDPFGTLAAAEQLVKEGFTVLPYINADPLLAKRLEEAGCATVMPLGSPIGSGQGIRNAANIALIIENAKVPVVVDAGIGVPSEAAQAMEMGADALLINSAIALAGDPPAMAQAMAMACEAGRSAFHAGRLPIRANANPSSPEVGRVGS from the coding sequence TTGGTCACCACCGCTCCCACCAGCGAACCGCCCAGCCTCCGGGATCCACTTGTGATCGGTGGGCGCAGCTTCCGCAGCCGCCTGATGACCGGCACAGGCAAATATCCGAGCCTGGCGGCCATGCAGGCCAGCCTGACGGCCAGCGACTGCGAAATCGTGACCGTTGCCGTGCGCCGGGTCCAGAGCCAGGCTGCCGGCCATTTAGGCCTGCTGGAGGCCATCGACTGGCAGCGCATCTGGATGTTGCCCAACACGGCCGGCTGTGCCACCGCCGAGGAGGCGATCCGGGTGGCCCGCCTGGGACGGGAGCTGGCAAAGCTGGCAGGCCAGGAGGACAACAGCTTCGTGAAGCTGGAGGTGATTCCAGACACCCGTCATTTGCTGCCCGATCCATTCGGCACCCTGGCAGCCGCTGAGCAACTGGTGAAGGAGGGTTTCACGGTGCTGCCCTACATCAATGCCGATCCACTCTTGGCCAAGCGACTCGAAGAGGCTGGCTGCGCCACCGTGATGCCCCTGGGCTCGCCGATCGGCTCGGGCCAGGGCATCCGCAACGCCGCCAACATCGCCCTGATCATCGAAAACGCCAAGGTGCCCGTGGTGGTAGACGCCGGTATCGGCGTGCCCAGCGAGGCCGCCCAGGCGATGGAAATGGGCGCAGACGCCCTGCTGATCAACAGCGCCATTGCCCTGGCAGGCGACCCCCCGGCGATGGCGCAGGCCATGGCCATGGCCTGCGAGGCCGGCCGCAGCGCCTTCCACGCCGGTCGGCTGCCCATACGGGCAAACGCCAATCCCAGTTCGCCCGAGGTTGGCCGGGTAGGGAGCTGA
- a CDS encoding NAD-dependent epimerase/dehydratase family protein: MKVFVLGGDGFCGWPCAVNLADAGHEVVVIDNLSRRKIDVDLEVESLTPIATMGDRLKAWEQVGGKPMRFVHLDIAREYDRLLELLRHERPDSVVHFAEQRAAPYSMKSSATKRYTVDNNVNGTHNLLAAIVESGLDIHIVHLGTMGVYGYGSHRGATIPEGYLKVEVPQPDGSRFEEEILHPASPGSVYHMTKTLDQLLFLYYNKNDQIRITDLHQGIVWGTNTEATERDPRLTNRFDYDGDYGTVLNRFLMQAAIGYPLTVHGTGGQTRAFIHIRDSVKCVQLALENPPARGERVKIFNQMTESHQVGELARKVAALTDAQINYLPNPRNEAVENDLIVDNRCFIELGLNPTTLDDGLLAEVVDVARRWADRCDRSRIPCQSAWTQTQAQAIQTA; this comes from the coding sequence ATGAAGGTCTTCGTTCTCGGTGGCGACGGCTTCTGCGGTTGGCCCTGCGCGGTGAACCTGGCCGATGCGGGCCATGAGGTTGTTGTCATTGACAACCTCAGCCGGCGCAAGATCGACGTCGACCTGGAGGTGGAGTCGCTGACGCCGATCGCCACCATGGGCGACCGCCTTAAGGCTTGGGAACAGGTGGGCGGCAAGCCGATGCGGTTTGTCCATCTGGACATCGCCAGGGAATACGACCGGCTTCTGGAGCTACTGCGCCACGAGCGGCCCGATTCGGTGGTGCATTTCGCCGAGCAGCGCGCAGCTCCCTACTCGATGAAAAGCAGCGCCACCAAGCGCTACACCGTCGACAACAACGTCAACGGCACCCACAACCTGCTTGCCGCGATCGTGGAGAGCGGCCTCGACATCCACATCGTGCACCTAGGCACGATGGGTGTGTACGGCTACGGCTCCCACCGCGGCGCCACCATCCCCGAGGGCTACCTCAAGGTGGAAGTGCCCCAGCCCGACGGCAGCCGCTTCGAGGAGGAAATCCTGCACCCGGCCAGCCCGGGCAGCGTCTATCACATGACCAAGACGCTGGACCAGCTGCTCTTCCTCTACTACAACAAAAACGACCAGATCCGCATCACCGATCTGCACCAGGGGATCGTCTGGGGCACCAACACCGAGGCCACCGAGCGCGACCCGCGCCTCACCAACCGCTTCGACTACGACGGCGATTACGGCACCGTGCTCAATCGCTTTTTGATGCAGGCAGCGATCGGCTATCCGCTCACGGTGCACGGCACCGGCGGCCAGACCCGCGCCTTCATCCACATCCGCGATTCGGTGAAGTGTGTGCAGCTGGCCCTAGAAAATCCGCCTGCCAGGGGTGAGCGGGTGAAGATCTTCAACCAGATGACTGAAAGCCACCAGGTGGGTGAACTAGCCCGCAAGGTGGCGGCTCTCACGGACGCCCAGATCAATTACCTGCCCAATCCGCGCAACGAAGCCGTCGAAAACGACCTCATCGTGGACAACCGCTGCTTCATCGAGCTGGGTCTCAACCCCACCACCCTCGATGACGGCCTGCTAGCTGAAGTGGTGGATGTAGCCCGCCGCTGGGCTGATCGTTGCGACCGCAGTCGCATTCCCTGCCAATCCGCCTGGACCCAAACCCAGGCTCAGGCCATCCAGACGGCCTGA
- a CDS encoding glycosyltransferase family 1 protein — MKIAFFTETFLPKVDGIVTRLTKTVQHLVAAGDEVLIFCPEGAPETYMGAQVVGVPAMPLPLYPELKLALPRPAVAEALDRFKPDLVHVVNPAVLGLGGIWLAKTKAYPLVASYHTHLPKYLEHYGMGMLEPLLWELLKAAHNQARLNLCTSTAMVQELSEKGIQHTDLWQRGVDTELFQPALRSDAMRQRLLNGQSDTGKLLLYIGRLSAEKQIERIRPVLEAMPDARLALVGDGPYRLQLEKIFAGTPTHFVGYLAGQELAAAYASGDAFLFPSSTETLGLVLLEAMAAGCPVVGANRGGIPDIVSDGVNGCLYEPDQEGSLAAAVERLLGDASQRAELRTNAREEAERWGWAGATEQLRGYYQRLLTKPNLQLVA, encoded by the coding sequence TTGAAGATCGCCTTTTTCACCGAAACCTTTCTGCCCAAGGTGGACGGCATCGTCACCCGGCTCACCAAGACGGTGCAGCATCTGGTGGCGGCTGGCGATGAGGTGCTGATCTTCTGCCCGGAAGGCGCCCCGGAGACCTACATGGGAGCCCAGGTGGTGGGGGTGCCAGCAATGCCCCTACCCCTCTATCCCGAGCTCAAGCTGGCCCTGCCTCGTCCGGCGGTGGCAGAAGCCCTGGATCGCTTCAAGCCAGATCTTGTCCACGTTGTCAATCCCGCCGTCCTGGGGCTCGGCGGCATCTGGCTGGCCAAAACCAAGGCCTATCCCCTGGTAGCCAGCTACCACACCCATCTGCCCAAATACCTGGAGCACTACGGCATGGGCATGCTCGAGCCGCTGCTGTGGGAACTGCTCAAAGCTGCCCACAACCAGGCTCGCCTCAACCTCTGCACCTCCACAGCCATGGTGCAAGAGCTCAGTGAAAAAGGAATCCAGCACACCGATTTATGGCAGCGCGGCGTAGACACTGAACTTTTCCAACCGGCGCTGCGCTCCGATGCCATGCGGCAGCGGCTGCTAAATGGCCAGAGCGACACCGGCAAGCTGCTGCTCTACATCGGCCGGCTATCTGCGGAAAAACAAATTGAACGGATCCGGCCCGTGCTTGAAGCAATGCCCGATGCCCGGCTGGCCTTAGTGGGAGATGGTCCCTACCGCCTGCAACTCGAGAAGATCTTTGCCGGCACACCTACCCACTTTGTGGGCTACCTAGCCGGGCAAGAGCTGGCGGCGGCCTATGCCAGCGGCGACGCTTTTCTATTCCCCTCCAGCACCGAAACCCTGGGACTGGTGCTGCTGGAGGCCATGGCGGCCGGCTGCCCGGTGGTTGGTGCCAACCGCGGTGGCATCCCCGACATCGTCAGCGATGGGGTCAATGGCTGCCTTTACGAACCAGACCAGGAAGGCAGCCTGGCTGCAGCGGTGGAGCGCCTGCTTGGCGATGCCAGTCAGCGGGCCGAGCTACGCACCAACGCCCGCGAGGAAGCCGAGCGCTGGGGTTGGGCTGGAGCTACCGAACAACTGCGCGGCTACTACCAACGCCTGTTGACCAAGCCCAACCTGCAATTGGTGGCCTGA
- the mrdA gene encoding penicillin-binding protein 2, whose product MAFGPVASRHTGMGRQSALLLAVVLLFSGAMVARLAWLQLLHGAENRARADENRIRLMPRNPIRGRLLDRHGQVLATSRLTYNLYIQPREVGDAQWPALRDRLATVVGLPAAQLEARRRSGANAEGFRIALASGLKSEQVLRFREQAAGLQGAEVDVDILRSYPHGRLAAHVLGYTSGITEEEYTQLQPKGYRIQDRVGRSGVEKQFEGHLRGEWGGQQVEVNAAGQVQRIIGEKSAKAGQDLRLTLDLALQQAAERALDGVRKGAIVALDPQTGAIRALASRPTFDPNVFSPAPSSSQWSSLNSPDAPLLNRAFQGFPPASTFKIVTSVAGLESGRYTADSKVMTMNSFCYAGLCYGDHGAHGAIGFPFALAVSSNTFYYQVGLKVGPDELFKAARRMGYGQVTGIELVEEETPGLLGDQAWKQEVLGEGWTPVDTITSAIGQGALQVTPIQMARLYAAVANGGWLVTPHLVERPTKRTWIGLKPATLQVLRDGLRQVVTIGTAKLLNDPSLPPVAGKTGTGEDPPRPDHAWFGGYAPADKPTLVIIAFGENSGGYGGTVAAPMVKALMNTWFRGSLPGQPPQS is encoded by the coding sequence ATGGCCTTTGGTCCAGTTGCCTCCCGCCACACCGGCATGGGCCGTCAGTCGGCTCTGCTGCTGGCCGTGGTGTTGCTGTTCAGCGGTGCCATGGTGGCGCGCCTGGCCTGGTTGCAGTTGCTGCATGGCGCTGAGAACCGCGCCAGGGCCGATGAAAACCGAATTCGGCTGATGCCCCGCAACCCGATCCGGGGTCGCCTTTTGGATCGTCATGGCCAGGTGCTGGCCACCAGCCGGCTCACCTACAACCTCTACATCCAGCCGCGGGAGGTGGGTGACGCCCAGTGGCCGGCCCTACGAGATCGCTTGGCGACGGTGGTTGGCTTGCCTGCGGCCCAGCTGGAGGCGCGCCGACGCAGTGGGGCCAATGCGGAGGGATTTCGGATAGCTCTGGCGAGTGGCCTGAAGTCTGAGCAGGTGCTGCGCTTCCGGGAGCAGGCCGCCGGGCTCCAGGGCGCCGAGGTGGATGTGGACATCCTGCGCAGCTATCCCCACGGCCGGCTGGCAGCCCACGTGCTCGGTTACACCAGCGGGATCACGGAAGAGGAATACACCCAGCTCCAGCCCAAGGGCTACCGGATCCAGGATCGGGTGGGCCGCAGTGGGGTCGAGAAGCAGTTTGAAGGGCACCTGCGCGGCGAGTGGGGCGGCCAGCAGGTGGAGGTGAACGCCGCCGGCCAGGTGCAGCGCATCATTGGGGAGAAGTCTGCTAAGGCTGGCCAGGACCTGCGGCTCACCCTGGACCTGGCCCTGCAGCAGGCGGCAGAGCGGGCCCTCGACGGGGTGCGCAAGGGGGCGATCGTGGCGCTCGACCCCCAAACCGGAGCAATTCGGGCCCTGGCCAGCCGGCCCACCTTTGACCCCAATGTTTTTTCGCCAGCGCCAAGTTCCAGCCAGTGGAGCAGCCTCAATTCCCCCGATGCTCCCCTGCTGAATCGCGCCTTCCAGGGCTTTCCACCGGCCAGCACCTTCAAGATTGTCACCTCAGTGGCGGGCCTGGAGTCGGGCCGCTACACGGCCGACTCGAAGGTGATGACGATGAATTCGTTCTGTTATGCGGGCCTTTGCTATGGCGACCATGGCGCCCATGGGGCCATCGGTTTTCCTTTCGCCCTGGCCGTGAGCAGCAACACCTTCTACTACCAGGTGGGGCTGAAGGTGGGCCCCGATGAGCTGTTCAAAGCCGCCCGGCGCATGGGCTACGGCCAGGTCACGGGCATTGAGTTGGTGGAGGAGGAGACCCCGGGCTTGCTGGGCGATCAGGCCTGGAAACAGGAGGTGCTGGGTGAGGGCTGGACACCCGTGGACACCATCACCTCGGCCATTGGCCAGGGGGCCCTGCAGGTGACCCCGATCCAGATGGCACGGCTTTATGCCGCGGTGGCCAACGGTGGTTGGCTGGTGACGCCCCACCTGGTGGAGCGCCCCACGAAACGCACCTGGATCGGCCTTAAGCCGGCCACCCTGCAGGTGCTGCGGGATGGGCTGCGCCAGGTGGTGACCATCGGCACCGCCAAGCTCCTCAATGATCCCAGCCTGCCTCCGGTGGCTGGCAAAACCGGCACTGGCGAAGATCCACCCCGGCCTGATCACGCCTGGTTTGGCGGCTATGCCCCGGCGGATAAGCCCACCTTGGTGATCATCGCCTTCGGGGAAAACTCCGGCGGCTATGGCGGCACGGTGGCAGCTCCGATGGTGAAGGCTTTGATGAATACCTGGTTCCGGGGCAGCCTGCCGGGGCAGCCGCCCCAGTCCTGA
- the guaA gene encoding glutamine-hydrolyzing GMP synthase, translated as MSSTASPTAPVPQLDATSQSTRYPAIVILDFGSQYSELIARRVRETEVFSLVMGYTTTAEELRAIAPRGIILSGGPSSVYEQGAPVCDPAIWELGIPVLGVCYGMQLMVQQLGGSVVAAGRAEYGKAPLHVDDPIDLLTNVEDGSTMWMSHGDSVEKLPEGFLRLAHTDNTPEAAVADHQRRLYGVQFHPEVVHSTGGMAMLRNFVYHICGCEADWTTAAFIDEAVADVRAQVGDKRVLLALSGGVDSSTLAFLLHKAIGDQLTCMFIDQGFMRKGEPEFLVEFFDKRFHINVEYINARERFISKLDGITDPEEKRKLIGTEFIRVFEEESKRLGPFDYLAQGTLYPDVIESAGTGIDPKTGERVAVKIKSHHNVGGLPKDLQFKLVEPLRRLFKDEVRKVGRSLGLPQEIVGRHPFPGPGLAIRILGEVTSEKLNILRDADLVVREEVKEAGLYNEIWQAFAVLLPVRSVGVMGDKRTYAFPIVLRCVSSEDGMTADWSRLPYDLLEKISNRIVNEVKGVNRVVLDITSKPPGTIEWE; from the coding sequence ATGTCTTCCACCGCTTCCCCTACCGCCCCAGTGCCCCAGCTCGACGCCACCTCCCAGTCGACGCGCTATCCGGCGATTGTGATTCTTGATTTCGGCTCCCAGTATTCGGAGCTGATCGCCAGGCGGGTGAGGGAAACCGAAGTCTTCTCCCTAGTGATGGGCTACACCACCACGGCCGAGGAGCTGCGGGCGATTGCCCCCCGGGGCATCATTCTCAGCGGCGGTCCCAGTTCGGTGTATGAGCAGGGGGCTCCCGTGTGCGACCCGGCTATCTGGGAGCTAGGAATTCCGGTGCTGGGCGTTTGCTACGGCATGCAGCTGATGGTGCAGCAGCTGGGTGGCTCGGTGGTGGCCGCCGGTCGGGCGGAATACGGCAAGGCTCCGCTGCACGTTGATGACCCGATCGATTTGCTCACCAACGTCGAAGACGGCTCGACGATGTGGATGAGCCACGGCGACTCGGTGGAAAAGCTGCCCGAGGGCTTCTTGCGGCTGGCTCACACCGACAACACCCCAGAGGCCGCCGTCGCTGATCATCAGCGGCGCTTATACGGCGTGCAGTTTCATCCTGAGGTGGTGCACTCCACCGGCGGCATGGCAATGCTGCGTAATTTCGTTTACCACATTTGTGGTTGTGAGGCCGATTGGACCACAGCAGCTTTCATTGACGAAGCGGTGGCTGATGTGCGCGCCCAAGTCGGCGATAAGCGGGTGTTGCTGGCTCTATCGGGAGGCGTTGATTCCTCCACCCTCGCCTTTTTGCTGCACAAGGCGATTGGCGACCAGCTCACCTGCATGTTCATCGATCAAGGCTTCATGCGCAAAGGCGAGCCTGAGTTTCTGGTGGAATTTTTCGACAAGCGCTTCCACATCAACGTGGAATACATCAATGCCCGCGAGCGCTTCATCAGCAAGCTCGATGGCATCACCGACCCGGAGGAGAAGCGCAAGCTGATCGGCACGGAATTCATCCGGGTGTTTGAAGAGGAAAGCAAGCGCCTCGGCCCCTTCGACTACCTGGCCCAGGGCACCCTCTATCCCGATGTGATCGAGAGCGCCGGCACGGGTATTGATCCCAAAACCGGTGAGCGGGTGGCGGTGAAGATCAAAAGCCACCACAACGTTGGTGGCCTGCCCAAGGATCTGCAGTTCAAGCTGGTCGAACCCCTGCGTCGTTTGTTTAAGGACGAGGTGCGCAAGGTGGGCCGCAGCCTGGGCCTGCCCCAGGAAATCGTTGGCCGGCATCCCTTCCCCGGTCCTGGTCTGGCGATTCGCATCCTCGGTGAAGTCACCAGCGAGAAGCTCAACATCCTTCGTGACGCCGACCTGGTCGTGCGCGAGGAGGTGAAGGAGGCGGGCCTCTACAACGAGATCTGGCAGGCTTTTGCCGTGCTGCTGCCGGTGCGCAGCGTGGGGGTGATGGGCGATAAACGCACCTATGCCTTCCCGATCGTGCTGCGCTGCGTCTCCTCGGAAGACGGCATGACGGCCGATTGGTCTCGCCTTCCCTACGACTTACTCGAGAAAATTTCCAACCGCATCGTCAATGAGGTCAAGGGTGTGAACCGGGTGGTGCTCGACATCACCAGCAAACCGCCTGGCACCATCGAGTGGGAGTAG